A region of Periplaneta americana isolate PAMFEO1 chromosome 16, P.americana_PAMFEO1_priV1, whole genome shotgun sequence DNA encodes the following proteins:
- the LOC138716359 gene encoding cyclin-dependent kinase-like 2 isoform X2: protein MEKYEHISVVGEGSYGLVMKCKHRESGQLVAIKKFIETEEDQTVRKMALREIRMLKKLRHENLVNMIEVFRRKRRFYLVFEFMDHTILDELENNTSGLGDELSRQYIFQVLRGIEFCHNNNIVHRDVKPENVLVSQLGVIKLCDFGFARLLAHPGETYTDYVATRWYRAPELLVGDTKYGREVDIWAVGCLFAEMMSGDPLFPGDSDIDQLYQIIKLLGKLSHRHQQLVARNPMFKGLKKGSEDGVRSLYKLFPGWPHLALDFISLCLKLDPVHRPSSSELIRHLYFTHDNFSEHFLPILRAKVQEEFQDNPLLQKYQASIVVNSAARKTRERGGSDINDYKGVGHHQKKSLIEPRWKINTTNENSGGGEPMREGSRRGIVDSNKPVSTRRKLSDSNNVCNSGMEVTEESGDNRTGGFKIPSHSRLLIPSVQSNKIHMSLQDMQQCGTDVQPSSGSPTPFQSLEITGNQVSNSMQGQQTTGDHFSLPQSHFNMQVLHPSINNLSFNNFRDGLNAETKSGNPGKVPEPLKRSPLGQNIKGKDMHSRVTPVQFPPRTHFLRRLDRGMLLDVGQLEKTGLNSILVNTESPTNDKWYGGRKLGITRTYDSWKTPKTIGDDFSLPNVPGASGSPGKGLKKKLNPVTSHAAPTSDAFISPVKSKGVLKSVEVLRPKKRKLLTLDFQPKFC, encoded by the exons ATGGAGAAGTATGAGCACATTTCCGTGGTTGGGGAGGGCTCCTACGGCCTCGTAATGAAATGCAAGCACCGAGAGTCTGGCCAGCTTGTGGCCATAAAGAAATTCATAGAGACAGAAGAAGATCAGACTGTCCGCAAGATGGCCCTCCGAGAGATCCGTATGCTCAAG AAATTGAGGCATGAGAACTTGGTAAACATGATCGAAGTTTTTCGACGGAAACGTCGTTTTTACCTCGTCTTTGAGTTCATGGATCACACAATTCTGGATGAACTTGAGAATAACACAAGTGGATTGGGTGATGAGTTGTCACGTCAGTACATTTTCCAGGTCCTCAGGGGTATTGAATTTTGTCACAACAATAAT attGTGCACAGAGACGTAAAACCAGAGAATGTTCTGGTTTCTCAGTTGGGTGTCATCAAGTTGTGTGACTTCGGTTTTGCTCGACTACTTGCACATCCTGGAGAAACATACACAGATTACGTGGCTACAAGGTGGTACAGAGCACCGGAATTGCTTGTTGGAGACACAAAATATGGAAG ggaAGTGGATATCTGGGCTGTTGGCTGTCTGTTTGCGGAGATGATGAGTGGAGATCCATTGTTTCCAGGAGACTCTGACATTGACCAACTGTATCAGATAATTAAGTTATTAG GGAAGCTGTCCCATAGACACCAGCAATTAGTGGCGAGAAATCCAATGTTCAAAGGTTTGAAGAAGGGCAGTGAAGATGGAGTGCGATCGCTATACAAGCTATTTCCCGGCTGGCCACATTTGGCTCTGGACTTTATTTCACTTTGCCTTAAACTGGATCCAGTTCATCGGCCCTCCAGCTCTGAACTGATTCGACACCTTTATTTCACCCACGATAACTTCTCAGAGCATTTTCTTCCTATTTTGAGGGCTAAGGTACAAGAAGAGTTTCAAGATAATCCTCTGCTCCAGAAGTACCAGGCAAGCATCGTAGTTAATTCTGCAGCGAGGAAGACACGTGAGCGTGGAGGTAGTGACATCAATGACTATAAAG GTGTGGGCCATCATCAAAAGAAGAGTTTGATAGAACCACGATGGAAGATAAATACAACAAATGAGAATTCTGGTGGTGGAGAACCTATGAGGGAAGGTAGTCGAAGGGGTATTGTGGACAGTAACAAGCCAGTTTCCACTCGAAGGAAACTTAGTGACAGTAACAATGTTTGTAATAGTGGTATGGAAGTGACTGAAGAAAGTGGTGACAATAGGACTGGTGGTTTCAAGATTCCTTCTCATTCAAGGTTATTAATACCTTCTGTGCAATCTAACAAAATTCACATGTCACTACAAGACATGCAGCAGTGTGGAACGGATGTTCAGCCTTCGTCTGGGTCTCCTACGCCATTTCAATCGCTTGAAATTACAGGAAACCAAGTGTCTAACTCTATGCAAGGACAGCAAACTACGGGCGATCACTTCTCACTTCCACAATCACATTTCAACATGCAGGTTCTTCATCCGTCCATCAACAATTTGAGCTTCAACAACTTTAGAGATGGGTTAAATGCTGAAACCAAGAGTGGAAACCCAGGGAA GGTGCCAGAGCCTTTGAAGCGATCTCCTCTGGGACAAAATATTAAGGGGAAGGACATGCACAGTAGGGTAACTCCAGTGCAGTTTCCACCACGCACACATTTCTTACGTAGATTAGACAGAGGTATGCTTTTGGATGTCGGCCAGCTTGAGAAAACTGGTTTAAACTCCATATTGGTGAACACTGAATCTCCTACAAACGATAAATGGTATGGAGGCAGGAAGCTTGGAATAACGCGGACGTATGATAGCTGGAAAACACCGAAGACTATAGGAGATGACTTCTCATTACCCAATGTCCCTGGAG CTTCCGGAAGTCCAGGAAAAGGCTTGAAGAAGAAGCTAAACCCTGTAACAAGTCACGCAGCACCAACATCAGATGCATTCATCTCACCT
- the LOC138716359 gene encoding cyclin-dependent kinase-like 2 isoform X3, which produces MEKYEHISVVGEGSYGLVMKCKHRESGQLVAIKKFIETEEDQTVRKMALREIRMLKKLRHENLVNMIEVFRRKRRFYLVFEFMDHTILDELENNTSGLGDELSRQYIFQVLRGIEFCHNNNIVHRDVKPENVLVSQLGVIKLCDFGFARLLAHPGETYTDYVATRWYRAPELLVGDTKYGREVDIWAVGCLFAEMMSGDPLFPGDSDIDQLYQIIKLLGKLSHRHQQLVARNPMFKGLKKGSEDGVRSLYKLFPGWPHLALDFISLCLKLDPVHRPSSSELIRHLYFTHDNFSEHFLPILRAKVQEEFQDNPLLQKYQASIVVNSAARKTRERGGSDINDYKAGVGHHQKKSLIEPRWKINTTNENSGGGEPMREGSRRGIVDSNKPVSTRRKLSDSNNVCNSGMEVTEESGDNRTGGFKIPSHSRLLIPSVQSNKIHMSLQDMQQCGTDVQPSSGSPTPFQSLEITGNQVSNSMQGQQTTGDHFSLPQSHFNMQVLHPSINNLSFNNFRDGLNAETKSGNPGKVPEPLKRSPLGQNIKGKDMHSRVTPVQFPPRTHFLRRLDRGMLLDVGQLEKTGLNSILVNTESPTNDKWYGGRKLGITRTYDSWKTPKTIGDDFSLPNVPGASGSPGKGLKKKLNPVTSHAAPTSDAFISPGGTLHSKLPYITGCLPRNFLQATWDTLR; this is translated from the exons ATGGAGAAGTATGAGCACATTTCCGTGGTTGGGGAGGGCTCCTACGGCCTCGTAATGAAATGCAAGCACCGAGAGTCTGGCCAGCTTGTGGCCATAAAGAAATTCATAGAGACAGAAGAAGATCAGACTGTCCGCAAGATGGCCCTCCGAGAGATCCGTATGCTCAAG AAATTGAGGCATGAGAACTTGGTAAACATGATCGAAGTTTTTCGACGGAAACGTCGTTTTTACCTCGTCTTTGAGTTCATGGATCACACAATTCTGGATGAACTTGAGAATAACACAAGTGGATTGGGTGATGAGTTGTCACGTCAGTACATTTTCCAGGTCCTCAGGGGTATTGAATTTTGTCACAACAATAAT attGTGCACAGAGACGTAAAACCAGAGAATGTTCTGGTTTCTCAGTTGGGTGTCATCAAGTTGTGTGACTTCGGTTTTGCTCGACTACTTGCACATCCTGGAGAAACATACACAGATTACGTGGCTACAAGGTGGTACAGAGCACCGGAATTGCTTGTTGGAGACACAAAATATGGAAG ggaAGTGGATATCTGGGCTGTTGGCTGTCTGTTTGCGGAGATGATGAGTGGAGATCCATTGTTTCCAGGAGACTCTGACATTGACCAACTGTATCAGATAATTAAGTTATTAG GGAAGCTGTCCCATAGACACCAGCAATTAGTGGCGAGAAATCCAATGTTCAAAGGTTTGAAGAAGGGCAGTGAAGATGGAGTGCGATCGCTATACAAGCTATTTCCCGGCTGGCCACATTTGGCTCTGGACTTTATTTCACTTTGCCTTAAACTGGATCCAGTTCATCGGCCCTCCAGCTCTGAACTGATTCGACACCTTTATTTCACCCACGATAACTTCTCAGAGCATTTTCTTCCTATTTTGAGGGCTAAGGTACAAGAAGAGTTTCAAGATAATCCTCTGCTCCAGAAGTACCAGGCAAGCATCGTAGTTAATTCTGCAGCGAGGAAGACACGTGAGCGTGGAGGTAGTGACATCAATGACTATAAAG CAGGTGTGGGCCATCATCAAAAGAAGAGTTTGATAGAACCACGATGGAAGATAAATACAACAAATGAGAATTCTGGTGGTGGAGAACCTATGAGGGAAGGTAGTCGAAGGGGTATTGTGGACAGTAACAAGCCAGTTTCCACTCGAAGGAAACTTAGTGACAGTAACAATGTTTGTAATAGTGGTATGGAAGTGACTGAAGAAAGTGGTGACAATAGGACTGGTGGTTTCAAGATTCCTTCTCATTCAAGGTTATTAATACCTTCTGTGCAATCTAACAAAATTCACATGTCACTACAAGACATGCAGCAGTGTGGAACGGATGTTCAGCCTTCGTCTGGGTCTCCTACGCCATTTCAATCGCTTGAAATTACAGGAAACCAAGTGTCTAACTCTATGCAAGGACAGCAAACTACGGGCGATCACTTCTCACTTCCACAATCACATTTCAACATGCAGGTTCTTCATCCGTCCATCAACAATTTGAGCTTCAACAACTTTAGAGATGGGTTAAATGCTGAAACCAAGAGTGGAAACCCAGGGAA GGTGCCAGAGCCTTTGAAGCGATCTCCTCTGGGACAAAATATTAAGGGGAAGGACATGCACAGTAGGGTAACTCCAGTGCAGTTTCCACCACGCACACATTTCTTACGTAGATTAGACAGAGGTATGCTTTTGGATGTCGGCCAGCTTGAGAAAACTGGTTTAAACTCCATATTGGTGAACACTGAATCTCCTACAAACGATAAATGGTATGGAGGCAGGAAGCTTGGAATAACGCGGACGTATGATAGCTGGAAAACACCGAAGACTATAGGAGATGACTTCTCATTACCCAATGTCCCTGGAG CTTCCGGAAGTCCAGGAAAAGGCTTGAAGAAGAAGCTAAACCCTGTAACAAGTCACGCAGCACCAACATCAGATGCATTCATCTCACCT GGCGGAACTTTACACAGCAAGCTACCTTACATAACAGGCTGCTTACCAAGAAATTTCTTGCAAGCAACTTGGGACACTTTGAGATAG
- the LOC138716359 gene encoding cyclin-dependent kinase-like 2 isoform X4, with the protein MEKYEHISVVGEGSYGLVMKCKHRESGQLVAIKKFIETEEDQTVRKMALREIRMLKKLRHENLVNMIEVFRRKRRFYLVFEFMDHTILDELENNTSGLGDELSRQYIFQVLRGIEFCHNNNIVHRDVKPENVLVSQLGVIKLCDFGFARLLAHPGETYTDYVATRWYRAPELLVGDTKYGREVDIWAVGCLFAEMMSGDPLFPGDSDIDQLYQIIKLLGKLSHRHQQLVARNPMFKGLKKGSEDGVRSLYKLFPGWPHLALDFISLCLKLDPVHRPSSSELIRHLYFTHDNFSEHFLPILRAKVQEEFQDNPLLQKYQASIVVNSAARKTRERGGSDINDYKAGVGHHQKKSLIEPRWKINTTNENSGGGEPMREGSRRGIVDSNKPVSTRRKLSDSNNVCNSGMEVTEESGDNRTGGFKIPSHSRLLIPSVQSNKIHMSLQDMQQCGTDVQPSSGSPTPFQSLEITGNQVSNSMQGQQTTGDHFSLPQSHFNMQVLHPSINNLSFNNFRDGLNAETKSGNPGKVPEPLKRSPLGQNIKGKDMHSRVTPVQFPPRTHFLRRLDRGMLLDVGQLEKTGLNSILVNTESPTNDKWYGGRKLGITRTYDSWKTPKTIGDDFSLPNVPGASGSPGKGLKKKLNPVTSHAAPTSDAFISPRGNQSRSPSQSPKSRFSSNLPFV; encoded by the exons ATGGAGAAGTATGAGCACATTTCCGTGGTTGGGGAGGGCTCCTACGGCCTCGTAATGAAATGCAAGCACCGAGAGTCTGGCCAGCTTGTGGCCATAAAGAAATTCATAGAGACAGAAGAAGATCAGACTGTCCGCAAGATGGCCCTCCGAGAGATCCGTATGCTCAAG AAATTGAGGCATGAGAACTTGGTAAACATGATCGAAGTTTTTCGACGGAAACGTCGTTTTTACCTCGTCTTTGAGTTCATGGATCACACAATTCTGGATGAACTTGAGAATAACACAAGTGGATTGGGTGATGAGTTGTCACGTCAGTACATTTTCCAGGTCCTCAGGGGTATTGAATTTTGTCACAACAATAAT attGTGCACAGAGACGTAAAACCAGAGAATGTTCTGGTTTCTCAGTTGGGTGTCATCAAGTTGTGTGACTTCGGTTTTGCTCGACTACTTGCACATCCTGGAGAAACATACACAGATTACGTGGCTACAAGGTGGTACAGAGCACCGGAATTGCTTGTTGGAGACACAAAATATGGAAG ggaAGTGGATATCTGGGCTGTTGGCTGTCTGTTTGCGGAGATGATGAGTGGAGATCCATTGTTTCCAGGAGACTCTGACATTGACCAACTGTATCAGATAATTAAGTTATTAG GGAAGCTGTCCCATAGACACCAGCAATTAGTGGCGAGAAATCCAATGTTCAAAGGTTTGAAGAAGGGCAGTGAAGATGGAGTGCGATCGCTATACAAGCTATTTCCCGGCTGGCCACATTTGGCTCTGGACTTTATTTCACTTTGCCTTAAACTGGATCCAGTTCATCGGCCCTCCAGCTCTGAACTGATTCGACACCTTTATTTCACCCACGATAACTTCTCAGAGCATTTTCTTCCTATTTTGAGGGCTAAGGTACAAGAAGAGTTTCAAGATAATCCTCTGCTCCAGAAGTACCAGGCAAGCATCGTAGTTAATTCTGCAGCGAGGAAGACACGTGAGCGTGGAGGTAGTGACATCAATGACTATAAAG CAGGTGTGGGCCATCATCAAAAGAAGAGTTTGATAGAACCACGATGGAAGATAAATACAACAAATGAGAATTCTGGTGGTGGAGAACCTATGAGGGAAGGTAGTCGAAGGGGTATTGTGGACAGTAACAAGCCAGTTTCCACTCGAAGGAAACTTAGTGACAGTAACAATGTTTGTAATAGTGGTATGGAAGTGACTGAAGAAAGTGGTGACAATAGGACTGGTGGTTTCAAGATTCCTTCTCATTCAAGGTTATTAATACCTTCTGTGCAATCTAACAAAATTCACATGTCACTACAAGACATGCAGCAGTGTGGAACGGATGTTCAGCCTTCGTCTGGGTCTCCTACGCCATTTCAATCGCTTGAAATTACAGGAAACCAAGTGTCTAACTCTATGCAAGGACAGCAAACTACGGGCGATCACTTCTCACTTCCACAATCACATTTCAACATGCAGGTTCTTCATCCGTCCATCAACAATTTGAGCTTCAACAACTTTAGAGATGGGTTAAATGCTGAAACCAAGAGTGGAAACCCAGGGAA GGTGCCAGAGCCTTTGAAGCGATCTCCTCTGGGACAAAATATTAAGGGGAAGGACATGCACAGTAGGGTAACTCCAGTGCAGTTTCCACCACGCACACATTTCTTACGTAGATTAGACAGAGGTATGCTTTTGGATGTCGGCCAGCTTGAGAAAACTGGTTTAAACTCCATATTGGTGAACACTGAATCTCCTACAAACGATAAATGGTATGGAGGCAGGAAGCTTGGAATAACGCGGACGTATGATAGCTGGAAAACACCGAAGACTATAGGAGATGACTTCTCATTACCCAATGTCCCTGGAG CTTCCGGAAGTCCAGGAAAAGGCTTGAAGAAGAAGCTAAACCCTGTAACAAGTCACGCAGCACCAACATCAGATGCATTCATCTCACCT AGAGGAAACCAGTCTCGATCACCATCTCAGAGCCCCAAGTCGAGATTTAGTTCTAATCTTCCGTTTGTATGA
- the LOC138716359 gene encoding cyclin-dependent kinase-like 2 isoform X1, which translates to MEKYEHISVVGEGSYGLVMKCKHRESGQLVAIKKFIETEEDQTVRKMALREIRMLKKLRHENLVNMIEVFRRKRRFYLVFEFMDHTILDELENNTSGLGDELSRQYIFQVLRGIEFCHNNNIVHRDVKPENVLVSQLGVIKLCDFGFARLLAHPGETYTDYVATRWYRAPELLVGDTKYGREVDIWAVGCLFAEMMSGDPLFPGDSDIDQLYQIIKLLGKLSHRHQQLVARNPMFKGLKKGSEDGVRSLYKLFPGWPHLALDFISLCLKLDPVHRPSSSELIRHLYFTHDNFSEHFLPILRAKVQEEFQDNPLLQKYQASIVVNSAARKTRERGGSDINDYKAGVGHHQKKSLIEPRWKINTTNENSGGGEPMREGSRRGIVDSNKPVSTRRKLSDSNNVCNSGMEVTEESGDNRTGGFKIPSHSRLLIPSVQSNKIHMSLQDMQQCGTDVQPSSGSPTPFQSLEITGNQVSNSMQGQQTTGDHFSLPQSHFNMQVLHPSINNLSFNNFRDGLNAETKSGNPGKVPEPLKRSPLGQNIKGKDMHSRVTPVQFPPRTHFLRRLDRGMLLDVGQLEKTGLNSILVNTESPTNDKWYGGRKLGITRTYDSWKTPKTIGDDFSLPNVPGASGSPGKGLKKKLNPVTSHAAPTSDAFISPVKSKGVLKSVEVLRPKKRKLLTLDFQPKFC; encoded by the exons ATGGAGAAGTATGAGCACATTTCCGTGGTTGGGGAGGGCTCCTACGGCCTCGTAATGAAATGCAAGCACCGAGAGTCTGGCCAGCTTGTGGCCATAAAGAAATTCATAGAGACAGAAGAAGATCAGACTGTCCGCAAGATGGCCCTCCGAGAGATCCGTATGCTCAAG AAATTGAGGCATGAGAACTTGGTAAACATGATCGAAGTTTTTCGACGGAAACGTCGTTTTTACCTCGTCTTTGAGTTCATGGATCACACAATTCTGGATGAACTTGAGAATAACACAAGTGGATTGGGTGATGAGTTGTCACGTCAGTACATTTTCCAGGTCCTCAGGGGTATTGAATTTTGTCACAACAATAAT attGTGCACAGAGACGTAAAACCAGAGAATGTTCTGGTTTCTCAGTTGGGTGTCATCAAGTTGTGTGACTTCGGTTTTGCTCGACTACTTGCACATCCTGGAGAAACATACACAGATTACGTGGCTACAAGGTGGTACAGAGCACCGGAATTGCTTGTTGGAGACACAAAATATGGAAG ggaAGTGGATATCTGGGCTGTTGGCTGTCTGTTTGCGGAGATGATGAGTGGAGATCCATTGTTTCCAGGAGACTCTGACATTGACCAACTGTATCAGATAATTAAGTTATTAG GGAAGCTGTCCCATAGACACCAGCAATTAGTGGCGAGAAATCCAATGTTCAAAGGTTTGAAGAAGGGCAGTGAAGATGGAGTGCGATCGCTATACAAGCTATTTCCCGGCTGGCCACATTTGGCTCTGGACTTTATTTCACTTTGCCTTAAACTGGATCCAGTTCATCGGCCCTCCAGCTCTGAACTGATTCGACACCTTTATTTCACCCACGATAACTTCTCAGAGCATTTTCTTCCTATTTTGAGGGCTAAGGTACAAGAAGAGTTTCAAGATAATCCTCTGCTCCAGAAGTACCAGGCAAGCATCGTAGTTAATTCTGCAGCGAGGAAGACACGTGAGCGTGGAGGTAGTGACATCAATGACTATAAAG CAGGTGTGGGCCATCATCAAAAGAAGAGTTTGATAGAACCACGATGGAAGATAAATACAACAAATGAGAATTCTGGTGGTGGAGAACCTATGAGGGAAGGTAGTCGAAGGGGTATTGTGGACAGTAACAAGCCAGTTTCCACTCGAAGGAAACTTAGTGACAGTAACAATGTTTGTAATAGTGGTATGGAAGTGACTGAAGAAAGTGGTGACAATAGGACTGGTGGTTTCAAGATTCCTTCTCATTCAAGGTTATTAATACCTTCTGTGCAATCTAACAAAATTCACATGTCACTACAAGACATGCAGCAGTGTGGAACGGATGTTCAGCCTTCGTCTGGGTCTCCTACGCCATTTCAATCGCTTGAAATTACAGGAAACCAAGTGTCTAACTCTATGCAAGGACAGCAAACTACGGGCGATCACTTCTCACTTCCACAATCACATTTCAACATGCAGGTTCTTCATCCGTCCATCAACAATTTGAGCTTCAACAACTTTAGAGATGGGTTAAATGCTGAAACCAAGAGTGGAAACCCAGGGAA GGTGCCAGAGCCTTTGAAGCGATCTCCTCTGGGACAAAATATTAAGGGGAAGGACATGCACAGTAGGGTAACTCCAGTGCAGTTTCCACCACGCACACATTTCTTACGTAGATTAGACAGAGGTATGCTTTTGGATGTCGGCCAGCTTGAGAAAACTGGTTTAAACTCCATATTGGTGAACACTGAATCTCCTACAAACGATAAATGGTATGGAGGCAGGAAGCTTGGAATAACGCGGACGTATGATAGCTGGAAAACACCGAAGACTATAGGAGATGACTTCTCATTACCCAATGTCCCTGGAG CTTCCGGAAGTCCAGGAAAAGGCTTGAAGAAGAAGCTAAACCCTGTAACAAGTCACGCAGCACCAACATCAGATGCATTCATCTCACCT